Below is a window of Indicator indicator isolate 239-I01 chromosome 9, UM_Iind_1.1, whole genome shotgun sequence DNA.
gggcaactgaaggagctggggatggttagtttgaaaaagaggaggctgaggagagacttcatCGCTGTctatgactacctgaaaggatgttctggagaggctggtgctggtctctcctcccagataattagtgatggaacaagaagggacggcctcaagctgcaactgggtaggtttagactggacattaggaaaatttttttcccagcaagagtggtcaggcattggaatgtgctgctcagggaggtggttgagtcaccaaccctggatgtgtttaaaggtcgttcggatgtggtgcttgaggatatggtttaggggtgaaccttgcagagtagggttattgatTGGTCTTactgatcccaagggtcttttccaacctgaatgtttctgtgattctgagattgcaccaggggaggtttaggtagggcacgaggaacaatttttttcccaagaaaggCTGTCAaccctggagaagaagaggcttagagttctctacaactccctgaaaggaggttggagtgaggtggggtcagtctcttctcccaaggaacaagcaataggagaagaggaaatggcctcagagtGCACCAGGGCACGTTTAGGTTGGCATGAGGAAGATTACTCCCCATAGAGGTATTCaagccagactagctcagtgtAGAAGTGAAGTCCCATCCTGAGGGTGTAAAAGCCATGCAAACTAGGAATGTAGAGGTACATGAATAGTGGTGATCAAATGACAATGatattcacaatatttacaattatCACACACCAGAACCCTCCTGAACAAATACAAAAGCTTCCTCTTCTATCCCGCACAGCCCTTGTAAGAGGCTCTTATCAAACTATGTAACTTAAAAaatgtctgttttcttcttctgcagcCATGGATTCCCAGGAAAACATGGTAGGAGATGATGAAAAGGCACATCTTGCTAAAAAGCTACTTGCAGAAGCATGTGAGAAAGAAGGACTGGATGACAGATACTGGCTTCCCAAACTGTGGGAGATACTGGGAGTCAAGTCCAGAGAAGCCCTGAAACATCTGCAGTATGAAGATTACCTGAAGCTGGAGCGTGAAGTACGATACTCCTGGGAAACCAAAGCCCTCCAAAAGCTCCTAGAACTCACAGACGAGAAAGCAGCTGTTGAGGACGTGCAGGAGGAGCACTTGAAAATGACAAAGCAGAGACAAGAAGCAGCCAAGCAAGCCCTGAAGGAGCTGAAAGAATCTCAGAAGAGCCACAGCAAGGATGTTataaaagagaaaggggaagctCTGTGGCAAGCCTTGGAGATTCCCAAAGAGTACTGGACACTACCTGAGAAGTCATTGGTGGATGTGCTGGAGCGTATCCAGAATCAGCTGGAGCAGCCCGAGTCATCAGTGGGCAGGGATGAGAATGTGTCAGACACAGAGGTCCTGAGGCGGGCATCAGGGGGCCTGGCCCTGCAGGGCATCTACAGAACCAGCAGCCTTGCTGATGTGCTGGCAAGGCGAGACCAGCTGATCAGGGTTCCTGATGGATTCAAGCTTGCTGGTCCAGAGCACGGATCAGTGCTTGAGAGGAAGGagttctcctcctctgcagaagaAGCCACTTTCACCAAGTCCATGCAGCAGCTGGGGTTCAGCATCAGTGTTTCAGCCAAAGCCGGGCTCTGGGGGTTTAGTTTTGAATCTGATGTAGATTACAGCAGATCCTCACAGTCAGAGAGCACCCAGCAGTTCCACTCTGAGCAGAGCTACCTTTGCACCACCAAGTACCAGTACATCCCTCTGGCCTCCTGCTACTTCCAAAAGGATCAGCTTCACCTTTCAGATGTGGCCCTGAAGGAGCTGCAAGAACTCGAGACTCTTTTGAGCATCACTCCCGAAGGAGACAGGCCAAACATGCTGAAGAGCAGGTGTGCAAGCTTCTTCAGCAGGTTTGGGTCCCATGTGAGCCAGGGTCCCCTCCATTTTGGGGGGATATTCTGGTGGAAGGCAACTGCGGAAGGATTCAGGGCTGAGCAGCGGGAGGAGATGAAGCGACAAGCCTCTGAAGCACTCAGTAGCTATGTTGGGGCCAGCTACAGCGGCTTTGTTGCCAGTGTGGCAGCAAATGTAGATGTTTCAAAGTCCAGCTCCCAGGCTTCTTTCCAGGGAAGCGATGGAAGGAGTGCCTACACAGCAATCCAGCTCTACGTGACCACCACAGGGGGCCCACCAGAGACAGATTCACTTCCTCAGTGGAAACTGGGGCTTGTAACTAATAACACGACCTGGTGTGTCATCGACCGAGGTTTTCAGCTGACCCCTGTGTGGGATATAATCCTCTCCAATCACACCAGTGATTTTAAGTCCATCTATCAACTGGCCAGCAGCCTCAGGGCTGCCTATGAGGCGCTGACAAATCACAGCGTCGGCAGCATGTTTGGAGAGGAACTGGTCAGCGCAGTGCAAGAGGCCAGAGATTTTGTGGAGTGCGTGAAGGCCTGGGAGATGAAGGGGGATGAAAGGAAGCTCCTAACCTTGATAGATTTCAAGCAGAATCTGAATGAGAAAACCAAAAGCCATAGTGTGTGGATCAACATATGCCTGTCGGATAAAGCACTGCAGGAGTTCTTGCTGAATACTGTTGTGTTTTGCAAGAGGTCACCTCCAGAAAACATCACCTACATCAAGTTCCTGATGAGGTGCCTCCTGGATCCTCATGTCTATGCTGTCAAGGACTTCCCCAGGGCTTCCTTCATTATGGAATGGATCTTTGATACTGAGCACATGCTTCCTGAAACTCCCCATGTTTCTGAGCTTGAAGACCTCACCAAGACACTGCTGGAAATGAAGAAGTACATCCAGGAAGTCAGCTACGCACCAGAAGCCTCTGTGTCTGCCGTTCATGAAGCAAAGATAAAAGCCACCTTGACTGCAAGCCTAGCTGTTTATTCCTTACTCCAGTGTCTCCAGGAAAGGGCACAGAAAGACATAGAGCTATTGGTGCTCTTAATTACGACCAGTGTGGGATACCAGGTGGAAAGGAGCACTTTTCGGTACCTCCTTGGATATCCCGAAATTCACTTCATGAtaaatgaaatggaaatgagGCACAAGGAGTACCTGAGTCTGAAGGAACAAGACGTTTACAGAGCCCAGgccttcctgctgctgacagGTCTAACTGTAACACCTGAATACAAAGAAGTGTCCCCTGAAAAGAAGAATGAACGTTTTGTTTTGATGGAAGATCAAATGAAAACGTTGTGGTCTGCCGAGATAAAGACTctcctggaaaagcagaaaggattCAAAGACTGGGAGATGCTGGAGAGTGACTTGAATTCTTTCCTTAATGGGCACGTGGATGACACTTGTGATGAGCTGAAGACAACCAGTATAATCCAAGAcatggaagagacttttgaaaGGGTAGAGCCTTCTAGTCAGTCCACATCCAAAGCAGAGGACACTGAATCCCAAGCAAGCCAAGCCATTGCAAACCGAGAGTTTCTCCACTTGCTTCAGCGCCTTGGACTGGAAAGTCACTACCCAAGGAAAATGGGGACAGAAGATTTCCATGCCATATACAAGATACCTTTACCtgacagccagcccagccaggaGAGTGAGCTACCATTTCACTTCCTGCAAAAGCTTTTAAGTGTGGATTATAGAGTGAGGTACCTGACTTGCAAGAATGAGAGCAGCCCAGTAACAGCTGTGCCCAAACCCATAGAGCAAGAGTGCGAACCTTCCGCTTCCTTTGATGAATTTTTGAGTTATTTGGGGGAAGAAGCATCTGAATCTGCAACCAGCGACAGTCACGTGCACCCCATGGACCTCCAGATGGCAATTTTCCATTGTGCTGATGACTTCACGAGGCAATACATCTTAACAAAACTTGCTTTCTGCCAGTTTGCGCTACCTCTGCTGGTACCAAACCCCTGCACTTCACAGATAGAGTTCCCCCTCTGGTCCCTCAGCCAAATCAAAAAGAGCTGGAAAGGGGCTGAGAAGTTGGGAGAGCAAGCAAGGATTAACAGTTACAAAAACAAGCTCATTTCCCAGGCCGAGACACCCATCGTGTCCTTCATCCGGATCGGcagctctccctcctcttccaagTCTCAGATCCTGAACGCCCTGCTGAGCAAACGCAAACATGACACTTTCTTCCACCGCCATTGCAAAGGCAGCACCCAAGACTGTTTGCTGATGAAAGGTGTGGTGGAGATCTCCTGGTACTGCCCCCGGGACAGCGATGATGACAGCTTTGACTGCTGCGTGGCTTTCTGTAACCTGCGCGGGGACGCGAGGGATTACGAAGAGCAGCTGCACTTCCTGCAGGAGATATCTGCTGTGAACGTGGCTCTCGTATCTGGGTCTGATCAGAGTGACAAGAAAGGGATGATGATTTTACGTCAGCTGTGGGAGTCACAAAGGCCTTTGGTTTGTCTTTTCACCGAAAAAGAGAATGTTGCAGCTGGCCGATCTAGCCGCAACGTGAGTATAGGTATCAAGAACAGGAACGAAGCAGAACTAGTGGAGGAGCTGACAAAGACCATCAAGGATCTCCTGGAAGGCTCTAACACACTTTTCAGCCTTGATGCCTGCCTGGACAAAGCTCGCAAACATGGCTTCTTAGTCGATGAAGATAAAGGAGCGTGTGTGTTAgccaaagaaaaggcaaaggcaCTGGTGAATCTTCTGAAGAAGGAGAAGTTGTTTGAGATCaaatcccagctgctgcctcttcaaGGGCAACTGTGGTACATGTGGtgcaagaaggacaaagaactcaCTCGGCTGCAGGAAAAGGGGAACGAGAGCATAGAGCATCACCGGAGCAAAATTGAATCAGAGAAGGCACAAATAAGGAGAAAGCAACTCAACAAAGCATTCCCCCTCAATGAGCTGATGAAGTCATTCCTAAGCTTTCTCCAGTCCAAGCCAGCAGATACCAAGAAATACTTCTTGCAGTGGATGAAGATCTTTATGGATGACTTGTCCTCCGATCGCCTGGATGAACTCAAGAGAGATTATCACAAGTTATGGTCTCAAATCCTGGCCATGAAGAAAAGCAATGAGAAAAATGATCTGCTGAGCAAGTTAGATGCCCTCTCCAATGAAATCAACGATTCCTCTATTGGCTTGGAGCACCTTTTAAGAGAGGTTGGGCAGATATACGAAGCTCTGGAATCAATGAACTCAAAGGATAAACTTTTTGTTGAACTACCTGACATTGCAGTCGATCTGATGGTTTCAGGATATCCAATTGAGCTGATGGATGGTGATGCATCTTATGTCCCATTACGGTGGATTAGAGCAATCTTTGATAAGTTAATTGAGAAGCTGGGAGACAAGCGAGTGTTTGTCCTCTCAGTGCTTGGCATCCAGAGCACAGGGAAGTCAACCCTGTTGAATGCCATGTTTGGTCTCCAGTTTAATGTCAGTGCAGGCAGATGCACGCGGGGAGCGTTTATGCAGCTAATTAAAGTGGACGTGAAGCTGCAGGAAGACGTTGGCTTTGATTACGTGCTAGTTGTTGACACAGAGGGACTCCGTGCTACAGAGATGGCCAACAAACAGTCCCTTAATCATGACAACGAGTTGGCCACCTTTGTCATTGGCATTGGCAACATGACTCTGATAAATATCTTGGGAGAAAATCCTTCAGAAATGCAAGATGTCCTTCAGATTGCTGTGCAGGCTTTCCTGAGGATGAAGCAGGTAAAGCTTTCCCCGAGCTGCCTGTTCGTACACCAAAATGTGGGAGAGATAACTGCCAAGGAGCAGAACATGGAAGGCCAAAGACGTCTGCAGGAAAAGTTGGATGAAATGACAGTGATAGCTGCCCAGCAGGAATTCTGTGATGCCTCCTGTTTCAGCGAAGTCATCCGCTTTGACGTGAACACTCACATCCATTACTTTGCCCACCTGTGGGAAGGAAACCCCCCAATGGCACCACCCAACCCTACCTACAGCCAGAATGTCCAGGAATTGAAAACCAAAGTTCTCCAAGCTGCCAAGAAGGAGTCGCAGGGCAGTGTTTTGAGGCTCTCCAGCTTGAAGGTTCGCATTAGTGACCTCTGGAATGCTTTGCTGAATGAGAACTTTGTCTTCAGCTTCAAGAACTCAGTGGAGATTGCTACATACAAGAAACTGGAAACCGCATTTAGTGAGTGGACCTGGCAGCTGAGGAGTCACATCTTAGACTTGCAGGTAAAACTGGACAATAAAATTCGTAATGGGGACTTGCAGAAGGTCACCGCAGAACACCTTGAAGCACAAGTGCAAGGGACATATGATACCATCATGAAAAGCATggagaaatatttcagtgaagACAGAGACTGTGAGATCTTGGTCCAGtggaagagcagcacagaactGAAGCTGAGAGAACTAAAAGAGTCTCTTTTGCTTGAAACAAGGAAGAAATGTGAGAATCTCATTGAGCTAAAGAAGAGTCAGTGTAAACTGGAGGAGAGGAAGTCAGACTATGAAAGTGAGCTCCTTAAAAGGAGTAGGCAGTTGGCTCTGTctctgaagggacagagtctcaGTGACAAGCAGCTGCGAGACAACTTCATTTCTCTCTGGGCGACCTGGATTACTGAGGTCTCCTCTGCTACTGTGCCTCCAGAACAAGTTGATATTGATGTAGAAATAGAAAATGTCCTTCTAGATCACTTTAAGGAGCCCAACTTACATGAACGAATCAGGACATTTCCCAAATACAGGAAGTTTTCCGTTGACTTGGAGAAACACATtgctaagaaaaaaagctttcgCTTCTGGGCTACGACTTTTGATAGTGCCAACTTGAACAGTATAGAGTGCATCACAGAGAGCATCATAGCATGTGTGAAGGCAAACATTgacaggaaggagaaggagaaaagggattACAGCCGAAATTTTATTCATGAAATACTAAATGAGGTGCAGAAGGGCATGAACTCTGTCCCTAGCAATGCAAAATACAGTTTTAATAAAGATTACAGAATAGATTTATCGATCTACCTGTGCAGAACGGCAGCGGAGAGGTTTAAAGCGATGCACCTGGCGTTCAGAGAAGCAAATGATCCAAGCATATACCTGGAGAGCAAGCGAGAAGATTTCTTCAGGTGCTTCCAGATTTCCTGCCAAGGAGCCACTTCCATCACgacatttgctgcttttctgtgtgacaagatctctccagctcttcaccAGGCGGTTTACGAGAGGACAGCCCTTGCCATAGCTCGAGACATGAAGGATAAAATCCCAGATTTCAGTGGCAACAGGTACTCCCTGGAGGTTTGCCTCCTGAGATACCTGGCACAGGAAGAGAATTTTGAGAAATACAAGAATTACCTGATCTGCCCCAAAGATACTTTGGAGAGTTACATCGAGACACGTGTTAGGACGTACTGTTTAGACGAGAACAGGCGGCTGGGG
It encodes the following:
- the LOC128968789 gene encoding interferon-induced very large GTPase 1-like, encoding MDSQENMVGDDEKAHLAKKLLAEACEKEGLDDRYWLPKLWEILGVKSREALKHLQYEDYLKLEREVRYSWETKALQKLLELTDEKAAVEDVQEEHLKMTKQRQEAAKQALKELKESQKSHSKDVIKEKGEALWQALEIPKEYWTLPEKSLVDVLERIQNQLEQPESSVGRDENVSDTEVLRRASGGLALQGIYRTSSLADVLARRDQLIRVPDGFKLAGPEHGSVLERKEFSSSAEEATFTKSMQQLGFSISVSAKAGLWGFSFESDVDYSRSSQSESTQQFHSEQSYLCTTKYQYIPLASCYFQKDQLHLSDVALKELQELETLLSITPEGDRPNMLKSRCASFFSRFGSHVSQGPLHFGGIFWWKATAEGFRAEQREEMKRQASEALSSYVGASYSGFVASVAANVDVSKSSSQASFQGSDGRSAYTAIQLYVTTTGGPPETDSLPQWKLGLVTNNTTWCVIDRGFQLTPVWDIILSNHTSDFKSIYQLASSLRAAYEALTNHSVGSMFGEELVSAVQEARDFVECVKAWEMKGDERKLLTLIDFKQNLNEKTKSHSVWINICLSDKALQEFLLNTVVFCKRSPPENITYIKFLMRCLLDPHVYAVKDFPRASFIMEWIFDTEHMLPETPHVSELEDLTKTLLEMKKYIQEVSYAPEASVSAVHEAKIKATLTASLAVYSLLQCLQERAQKDIELLVLLITTSVGYQVERSTFRYLLGYPEIHFMINEMEMRHKEYLSLKEQDVYRAQAFLLLTGLTVTPEYKEVSPEKKNERFVLMEDQMKTLWSAEIKTLLEKQKGFKDWEMLESDLNSFLNGHVDDTCDELKTTSIIQDMEETFERVEPSSQSTSKAEDTESQASQAIANREFLHLLQRLGLESHYPRKMGTEDFHAIYKIPLPDSQPSQESELPFHFLQKLLSVDYRVRYLTCKNESSPVTAVPKPIEQECEPSASFDEFLSYLGEEASESATSDSHVHPMDLQMAIFHCADDFTRQYILTKLAFCQFALPLLVPNPCTSQIEFPLWSLSQIKKSWKGAEKLGEQARINSYKNKLISQAETPIVSFIRIGSSPSSSKSQILNALLSKRKHDTFFHRHCKGSTQDCLLMKGVVEISWYCPRDSDDDSFDCCVAFCNLRGDARDYEEQLHFLQEISAVNVALVSGSDQSDKKGMMILRQLWESQRPLVCLFTEKENVAAGRSSRNVSIGIKNRNEAELVEELTKTIKDLLEGSNTLFSLDACLDKARKHGFLVDEDKGACVLAKEKAKALVNLLKKEKLFEIKSQLLPLQGQLWYMWCKKDKELTRLQEKGNESIEHHRSKIESEKAQIRRKQLNKAFPLNELMKSFLSFLQSKPADTKKYFLQWMKIFMDDLSSDRLDELKRDYHKLWSQILAMKKSNEKNDLLSKLDALSNEINDSSIGLEHLLREVGQIYEALESMNSKDKLFVELPDIAVDLMVSGYPIELMDGDASYVPLRWIRAIFDKLIEKLGDKRVFVLSVLGIQSTGKSTLLNAMFGLQFNVSAGRCTRGAFMQLIKVDVKLQEDVGFDYVLVVDTEGLRATEMANKQSLNHDNELATFVIGIGNMTLINILGENPSEMQDVLQIAVQAFLRMKQVKLSPSCLFVHQNVGEITAKEQNMEGQRRLQEKLDEMTVIAAQQEFCDASCFSEVIRFDVNTHIHYFAHLWEGNPPMAPPNPTYSQNVQELKTKVLQAAKKESQGSVLRLSSLKVRISDLWNALLNENFVFSFKNSVEIATYKKLETAFSEWTWQLRSHILDLQVKLDNKIRNGDLQKVTAEHLEAQVQGTYDTIMKSMEKYFSEDRDCEILVQWKSSTELKLRELKESLLLETRKKCENLIELKKSQCKLEERKSDYESELLKRSRQLALSLKGQSLSDKQLRDNFISLWATWITEVSSATVPPEQVDIDVEIENVLLDHFKEPNLHERIRTFPKYRKFSVDLEKHIAKKKSFRFWATTFDSANLNSIECITESIIACVKANIDRKEKEKRDYSRNFIHEILNEVQKGMNSVPSNAKYSFNKDYRIDLSIYLCRTAAERFKAMHLAFREANDPSIYLESKREDFFRCFQISCQGATSITTFAAFLCDKISPALHQAVYERTALAIARDMKDKIPDFSGNRYSLEVCLLRYLAQEENFEKYKNYLICPKDTLESYIETRVRTYCLDENRRLGKFLDDSLTLLYERIQSAVFASTKVVKDRADRNDKISLWLDEFCSTLGEVLNLPRRDLKGIEHQEIADIEFLNNAMAEGLLSLKDQLKKKLADADMSSFERQPHTILAEQFSGCWEKCPFCGAVCTNTIPNHDGDHQLVFHRPQAVEGWMWRDTDNLCIDICSSDVASENVFRISEDTVIPFKRYRDAGPPYSTWNIPPDPSMQAYWKWFVSHFRGELEKHYNGKFEGKGKIPESWQRITKQEALDELEKL